A section of the Hirschia baltica ATCC 49814 genome encodes:
- a CDS encoding alpha/beta hydrolase family protein → MKLLKSMAFAFAAISITWGANAQIPVEDLGRYPAMSSLDMSPDGKFLVGLMTPPGNDGTDRGVAVWDLTKPGSAPTFTPSNDKMKFIGASAFKAGKILVRANQAWTGAMYGCIEGKSTGATKTFIQKTYMTDIKMKKFDEPFEPVKTGNGILETCAKVSDVGGIVADLPLDDTRVVVSRVSKEWEFTEYLVYDLKKDSYKLIFRENATDSLGLIDTRTGELLTKQRLDNLADGEYYFTTLIVNDAGEFEEHSQLTWTSSKRNTIDVVGKDETSGKYYVVTDQFSDKSALYMYDAKAKKFDDQPLFAHPDFSVTGISLGRKPNNFNKLLAVFYDAADEEVYYVDEDLYAIHEGLKSAFPGKTITIREYTEDFSKVLFITGSTVDTATYYLLRDRKVPELIGASRPWILPQDIGPTELVYYNARDGMKIPAFLAKPPGWKNGDGPVPTVIMPHGGPWARDYAQSSGGGDTWVHFFTSRGYAVLKPQYRGSRGWGHSLWLAGDNEWGQKMQDDKDDGAAWLVQEGIADPNKLVMMGYSYGGFAAFAATVRENSPYQCAIAGAGVANLERVGALWSNDRIQRAIQGHTVTGMDPIENTDKANIPILIFHGDRDVRVPLFHSTDFYNKVKDKVDAELVVVKDMPHSNPWWPENFNTSFNAIDDFLDNRCFSN, encoded by the coding sequence ATGAAATTATTAAAGTCTATGGCTTTTGCGTTTGCGGCGATATCAATAACATGGGGTGCAAACGCGCAAATTCCTGTCGAGGATTTAGGGCGATACCCAGCCATGTCTTCGCTGGACATGTCCCCTGATGGGAAATTTCTTGTGGGCCTTATGACCCCTCCCGGAAACGACGGAACAGACCGTGGTGTCGCTGTTTGGGATCTCACAAAACCAGGATCAGCGCCAACATTTACGCCATCCAATGACAAGATGAAATTCATCGGTGCATCCGCATTTAAGGCGGGTAAAATTCTTGTTCGTGCCAACCAAGCTTGGACTGGCGCGATGTATGGATGTATCGAAGGAAAGTCCACAGGCGCGACTAAAACCTTCATTCAAAAAACTTATATGACAGACATCAAAATGAAAAAGTTTGATGAACCTTTTGAGCCAGTTAAGACTGGAAATGGGATCTTAGAAACTTGCGCGAAAGTGTCTGACGTTGGTGGCATCGTTGCGGATCTACCGCTGGATGATACTAGAGTTGTCGTAAGCCGCGTAAGTAAAGAGTGGGAATTTACCGAATACCTCGTTTATGATTTGAAAAAGGATTCTTATAAGCTTATTTTTCGCGAAAACGCCACTGATAGCCTCGGATTGATAGATACTCGAACAGGCGAATTGTTGACCAAACAGCGTCTAGATAATCTAGCAGATGGAGAATATTATTTCACCACTCTCATTGTTAATGATGCAGGTGAGTTTGAAGAGCACAGCCAACTAACTTGGACATCTTCAAAACGCAATACAATTGATGTTGTTGGAAAAGATGAAACATCAGGTAAATATTATGTTGTGACTGATCAATTCAGCGATAAATCTGCGCTTTACATGTATGACGCAAAAGCTAAAAAGTTTGATGATCAACCACTTTTTGCGCACCCTGATTTCTCTGTCACAGGCATATCACTTGGCCGGAAACCTAATAACTTCAACAAACTGTTAGCTGTCTTCTATGATGCCGCGGATGAGGAAGTTTACTATGTTGATGAGGATCTTTATGCTATTCACGAAGGATTAAAATCAGCATTTCCAGGCAAAACGATCACTATCAGAGAATATACAGAAGACTTTTCCAAAGTCCTCTTTATAACCGGTAGCACAGTCGACACGGCAACTTATTATTTGCTACGCGACCGTAAGGTACCGGAACTCATTGGCGCGTCACGTCCATGGATTTTACCTCAGGACATCGGACCAACTGAACTTGTTTATTACAATGCTCGTGATGGAATGAAGATTCCGGCATTTCTAGCAAAACCTCCAGGTTGGAAAAACGGTGATGGCCCGGTTCCAACAGTTATTATGCCACACGGGGGGCCTTGGGCGCGTGATTATGCACAATCCTCCGGCGGCGGCGACACATGGGTGCACTTTTTTACATCTCGTGGTTACGCAGTTCTTAAACCTCAATATCGCGGTTCTCGGGGCTGGGGCCACAGTCTTTGGTTAGCAGGTGACAATGAGTGGGGGCAGAAAATGCAGGATGATAAAGACGATGGAGCTGCTTGGCTTGTTCAAGAAGGCATTGCCGATCCAAATAAACTCGTCATGATGGGATATTCATACGGAGGCTTTGCAGCATTTGCAGCAACTGTTCGTGAGAATAGCCCTTATCAATGTGCCATTGCGGGTGCAGGTGTTGCCAATTTAGAACGAGTAGGCGCACTTTGGAGCAATGACCGCATCCAGCGTGCTATTCAAGGCCACACTGTGACAGGCATGGACCCGATAGAGAACACAGATAAAGCAAACATTCCAATACTGATTTTCCACGGTGATCGCGATGTGCGTGTGCCACTTTTCCACTCAACTGATTTTTACAACAAAGTAAAAGACAAAGTGGATGCTGAATTGGTTGTTGTGAAAGACATGCCACACAGCAATCCTTGGTGGCCTGAAAACTTCAACACAAGCTTTAATGCAATTGATGATTTCTTGGACAACCGCTGTTTTAGCAACTAA
- a CDS encoding CHASE domain-containing protein, protein MKLNDRRLQHLIGKNNQSSKVSFFNKSFHLHGAFTFPLVIAAIGILAASWTGMHFRKQNLLIASDFSQKRFELTIHEINDNIHISVDMLTALNSMFLSSEQVDRTEFDTFAKKLIERHSFIEALIWAPKVTNEERQSFVQFVRDEGYENYAIKEAMNGIPIGISTEKPYYFPVLYQEPTTPHNENMLGVNFLSREHLSLAVHSAIENGTPTISELIKMPTQEKISPGILIFHAVPVNIADATSPVAGVTALAVNIDKLFEEVFAHLHADTVISIHDITENGKADPVYTATHQSVETYDAFKSTFKVDFLNRSWEVSLTPTKQSIDEIKSIEPWLIFFLGSGFAIFSAISIARHSKQREIVEKLVLSRTTELKTANLELEEFAYRSSHDLRSPLISSIRLIEIAKSSMHSGDLDTADVSLSHVEQSLTKLENLVRDILSLTKTKHQAEENRLIDVEKLIKRSIEQVAHLENFERVDFQIELTHTAELRTKESRFNLIAENLISNAIKYQDTNNKSSFIKILTSNNDTMFKLEVIDNGIGIPEHKKSQLFQMFQRFHGNVSFGSGLGLYMIEKSAALMGGTIEYCDTHNNTCFKLKIPLK, encoded by the coding sequence GTGAAACTGAATGATAGGAGATTGCAGCACTTGATAGGAAAGAATAATCAATCTTCCAAGGTTAGTTTTTTTAACAAAAGCTTCCATTTACATGGAGCTTTTACTTTCCCTTTGGTGATTGCTGCCATCGGCATCTTAGCTGCATCGTGGACCGGGATGCACTTTCGAAAGCAGAACCTCCTAATAGCAAGTGATTTTTCTCAAAAACGATTTGAATTAACCATTCATGAGATCAATGATAACATCCATATTAGTGTTGACATGCTGACAGCGCTGAACAGTATGTTCTTGTCTTCGGAGCAAGTCGACCGTACCGAGTTTGACACATTTGCGAAAAAGCTGATTGAACGTCATTCCTTTATTGAAGCGCTAATTTGGGCACCTAAAGTCACCAATGAAGAGCGACAAAGTTTTGTACAATTTGTTCGCGATGAAGGGTATGAAAACTACGCAATTAAAGAAGCAATGAATGGGATTCCCATTGGCATCTCTACTGAAAAACCCTATTATTTTCCAGTGCTTTATCAGGAGCCGACAACGCCGCATAACGAAAACATGCTAGGGGTAAACTTTCTGAGCAGAGAACATCTCTCTCTGGCTGTGCATTCGGCTATCGAGAACGGAACCCCTACAATTTCAGAATTAATTAAAATGCCGACACAAGAAAAAATAAGCCCTGGCATTCTCATATTTCACGCAGTTCCCGTAAACATTGCTGATGCAACATCTCCAGTCGCAGGTGTAACGGCACTGGCCGTCAATATAGACAAATTATTTGAAGAAGTATTTGCACACTTACACGCAGATACAGTGATTTCAATTCATGATATTACCGAAAATGGAAAAGCTGATCCAGTTTATACAGCCACACATCAAAGTGTAGAAACTTATGACGCCTTTAAATCCACTTTTAAGGTAGATTTTCTTAACCGTTCTTGGGAAGTTTCCCTCACACCAACAAAGCAATCCATTGATGAAATTAAAAGTATTGAACCTTGGTTGATCTTCTTCTTGGGGTCAGGCTTTGCAATTTTTAGCGCAATTTCGATTGCTCGACATTCTAAACAGCGCGAAATTGTTGAAAAATTGGTGCTGTCACGGACAACAGAATTAAAAACTGCAAATTTAGAACTGGAAGAATTTGCTTATAGATCCTCCCATGATTTGCGCTCACCTTTGATATCGTCCATTCGACTAATTGAAATCGCAAAAAGCTCAATGCACAGCGGAGATTTAGATACCGCCGATGTAAGCCTTTCTCATGTGGAACAATCTCTTACGAAGCTCGAAAATCTGGTACGAGATATTTTATCACTCACCAAAACAAAACATCAGGCCGAAGAAAATCGCCTTATAGACGTTGAAAAATTAATAAAGCGGTCTATCGAGCAAGTTGCACATTTGGAAAATTTCGAACGTGTCGATTTTCAAATTGAATTAACGCACACTGCAGAACTTCGAACAAAAGAATCTCGATTTAATCTTATTGCAGAAAATCTAATTTCAAATGCAATCAAATACCAAGATACAAATAATAAATCTTCATTCATCAAAATTTTAACATCGAATAATGACACCATGTTCAAACTTGAAGTTATCGATAACGGCATTGGAATTCCCGAACATAAGAAATCCCAACTCTTTCAAATGTTCCAACGCTTTCATGGCAATGTGTCTTTCGGCTCCGGCCTTGGATTGTACATGATAGAAAAAAGCGCCGCACTGATGGGGGGAACTATCGAATACTGCGACACCCATAATAATACTTGCTTTAAACTGAAAATACCGCTCAAATAA
- a CDS encoding YbaN family protein, translating into MTQSAKRFLWMICGFVALALGVAGIILPLLPHTVFLLIAAFCFSRGSERLHSWLINHKHLGPPIRDWNEHGAIPLKAKIIASIMMAATLGTAYLFHAPNPVIIAQIIILPLVGLFIWSRPSGPKSSAET; encoded by the coding sequence ATGACACAGAGCGCAAAACGCTTCTTATGGATGATTTGTGGCTTCGTTGCCTTAGCGCTTGGCGTCGCAGGAATTATTCTACCTCTATTGCCGCATACAGTGTTTCTTTTGATTGCAGCTTTTTGTTTCTCACGCGGCTCTGAACGATTGCATTCTTGGCTCATCAATCACAAGCATTTAGGTCCCCCCATTCGTGACTGGAATGAACATGGTGCCATCCCACTAAAAGCAAAAATAATTGCAAGCATTATGATGGCTGCGACCCTTGGAACCGCCTATTTATTTCACGCTCCAAACCCAGTCATCATCGCGCAAATAATTATACTTCCTCTTGTTGGTTTATTCATATGGAGCCGCCCCAGCGGCCCCAAATCGTCAGCAGAAACCTAA
- a CDS encoding D-glycero-alpha-D-manno-heptose-1,7-bisphosphate 7-phosphatase has product MNKREYSSPKRPALFLDRDGVINVDKGYVDTPDGFEFIPGAIDTIAAFNKANWRVFVVTNQTGIAHGHYTEEDMFRVHAYMQSQLSKHNASIDRIYYCPYDIRGSVTRYCIESEDRKPASGMLLKAMEDFPTIEEASFLIGDKPTDITAAQGAGIKSYLFKADNLLEFVQTIKDENIQKVFDSAS; this is encoded by the coding sequence GTGAATAAACGAGAATATTCATCGCCTAAACGCCCTGCTCTCTTTCTTGATAGAGATGGTGTCATAAATGTCGACAAAGGCTATGTCGACACACCTGATGGCTTTGAGTTTATACCTGGCGCAATCGACACAATAGCCGCTTTTAACAAAGCAAACTGGCGTGTTTTCGTCGTCACCAATCAGACAGGTATCGCGCATGGACATTATACCGAAGAAGATATGTTCCGCGTCCATGCATATATGCAATCTCAATTATCCAAGCACAACGCCTCAATAGACCGTATCTATTACTGCCCTTATGATATACGCGGCAGCGTCACGCGCTATTGCATCGAGAGTGAAGATCGCAAACCAGCTTCCGGCATGTTGCTAAAAGCTATGGAAGACTTCCCAACAATTGAAGAAGCCTCATTCCTGATTGGTGATAAGCCTACAGACATAACCGCCGCCCAAGGTGCGGGCATCAAAAGCTATCTGTTTAAGGCAGATAACTTGCTCGAATTTGTTCAAACAATCAAAGACGAAAACATCCAGAAAGTTTTTGATTCCGCCAGCTGA
- a CDS encoding response regulator translates to MKIERVLIVDDSNADLFLSELVIKKHDKNIEIQTAYNGREALEILDSLDVQPDIIFLDINMPEMNGHEFLEIYNQRTDQTSVVIMLTSSDQKIDIEKATAYDCVKHFFTKPLDEDDLKMLALENFS, encoded by the coding sequence ATGAAAATAGAGCGCGTTCTAATAGTTGACGATTCCAATGCTGATTTGTTTCTCTCGGAACTTGTCATAAAAAAACATGACAAAAATATTGAAATCCAAACAGCATATAATGGTAGAGAAGCTCTAGAGATTTTAGATAGTTTAGATGTTCAGCCGGACATAATATTTCTTGATATCAACATGCCTGAAATGAACGGGCACGAATTTCTTGAAATCTATAATCAAAGAACCGATCAAACATCGGTGGTCATTATGTTGACTTCGTCTGATCAAAAAATTGATATCGAAAAAGCGACTGCATACGATTGTGTAAAACACTTCTTTACGAAGCCGCTTGATGAAGACGATTTGAAAATGCTGGCATTAGAAAACTTTTCGTAA
- the leuC gene encoding 3-isopropylmalate dehydratase large subunit, which produces MTHKTLYDKIWDAHLTHENAQTGEALLFIDLHLIHEVTTPQAFAGLKAAGRKVRRPDLTLATADHNTPTENQAAGLDGVKDIQAKTQLEMLSANVKEHGIEFYPMGHINNGIVHVVGPEQGRTQPGMTIVCGDSHTSTHGAFGALAHGIGTSEVEHVLATQTLRARKMKNMAVKVSGKFQEGVGAKDLALHLISIIGTAGGTGCVMEFMGETIENMSMESRMTLCNLSIEGGARAGLVAPDQTTFDYIQGRPSAPKAGQWEAALSYWKTLFSDKDANWDEIVEIRAEDVGPTATWGTSPEQALPLSANAPIPSEIADPIKRSAAERALEYMGIKAGEPLKDLKIDRVFIGSCTNSRIEDFRAAAEVVKGKKVATGVRAMAVPGSGLVRAQAEEEGLDKIFLESGFEWREPGCSMCLGMNPDTLAPQERCASTSNRNFEGRQGRGGRTHLVSPILAAKAAIAGVLGG; this is translated from the coding sequence ATGACACACAAAACTCTTTATGACAAAATTTGGGATGCTCACCTAACGCATGAAAATGCACAGACAGGTGAAGCGCTTTTATTCATTGATTTGCACTTGATACATGAAGTGACAACGCCGCAGGCTTTTGCTGGCTTGAAAGCTGCTGGACGCAAAGTACGACGTCCAGATCTTACGCTGGCAACGGCAGATCATAATACACCCACTGAAAATCAGGCAGCTGGTCTGGATGGTGTGAAGGATATTCAAGCCAAGACTCAGCTTGAAATGCTATCTGCTAATGTCAAAGAACACGGCATTGAATTTTACCCGATGGGACACATCAATAACGGCATTGTGCACGTGGTTGGTCCTGAACAAGGGCGTACGCAGCCGGGAATGACGATTGTATGTGGAGACAGCCACACGTCGACGCATGGTGCTTTTGGAGCCCTTGCGCATGGTATTGGGACGTCTGAAGTCGAGCATGTGCTAGCAACGCAGACTTTGCGTGCCCGCAAAATGAAAAACATGGCTGTTAAAGTCAGCGGTAAATTTCAAGAAGGTGTGGGTGCCAAAGACCTTGCTTTGCACTTAATTTCGATCATTGGAACAGCTGGTGGTACGGGATGTGTGATGGAATTTATGGGAGAAACTATCGAGAATATGTCGATGGAGTCTCGTATGACTTTGTGTAATCTGTCGATTGAGGGGGGGGCGCGTGCGGGTTTGGTTGCGCCTGACCAAACGACATTTGATTATATTCAAGGACGTCCATCTGCGCCCAAAGCCGGACAATGGGAAGCGGCGCTTTCTTATTGGAAAACATTGTTTTCAGATAAAGATGCCAATTGGGATGAGATTGTTGAAATTCGTGCTGAAGATGTCGGCCCGACTGCAACTTGGGGAACATCACCCGAGCAGGCATTGCCTCTAAGCGCAAATGCGCCAATTCCGTCTGAGATTGCCGATCCTATCAAACGCTCCGCTGCTGAACGCGCGTTGGAATATATGGGTATAAAGGCTGGTGAACCACTTAAAGACCTGAAAATTGATCGCGTCTTTATCGGGTCTTGCACCAATTCACGAATTGAAGATTTTCGTGCAGCTGCAGAAGTTGTTAAGGGCAAAAAAGTTGCGACAGGAGTACGCGCAATGGCGGTGCCGGGATCAGGACTTGTCCGCGCACAAGCTGAAGAAGAAGGCCTAGACAAGATTTTTCTTGAATCAGGTTTTGAATGGCGTGAACCAGGGTGTTCCATGTGTTTGGGGATGAACCCAGATACATTAGCTCCTCAAGAGCGGTGTGCCTCAACATCCAACCGGAATTTTGAAGGCCGGCAAGGACGCGGCGGACGTACGCATCTTGTTAGTCCTATCCTTGCCGCTAAGGCTGCTATAGCAGGCGTGTTGGGTGGTTAG
- a CDS encoding TonB-dependent receptor domain-containing protein: MKKLLKAKTSLLLSGVAASTLLFTSAYAQETETTTAPDAVEAPAAEDTKRMDRVVVTGSLLRRDEFTSTSPIQVITAEVATLEGLVDTAEIIQGSSVAAGSVQLNNQFGGFVVEGGTGINSVSLRGLGANRSLVLLNGRRPGPAGTRGQVGSFDLNVLPSSVITRVDILKDGASSIYGSDAVAGVVNVITRTSIDRPEVTVQYNQPVEGGGESLVIDGAYGLNFDKGNIVLAAQYTKRKDLSIGDRDYLSCPNDNVYDATTGENIDREDRSIQAGTNLSCSSGNVYHNTIIDLFTGDRYIPSPDGVTIGGLEGYRPRANGRYDDAGGVAFYEDVINSEYALTEDAYNAMDLLTLYGSSNFEFDVLGGITWDTELLYSSRKTKSEGWRQFFPIIADASLAGSGYGYLNADGTDSDFTNPLGSLVQPVAIAPSNSEINVDYYNLATGVDGTFGGLLPDWTWSLDAVTSKSKGTYGGNQILVSKSGDWNYNYGIEGPGYSFAPTYDLFTPEALSGADMSWYDAISSYEEGETTYEQSLFTAVASGPIFELPAGEVGLAVGFEAREFSIDDQPSEASINGDLWGSSSALVTKGEDDVVEYFAELEVPILKGVPGFEELSFNGSARTFNYASYGTGDVWKAGLNWQVIPSVRFRGSKGTSYRAPALYELYLGSQTSFLSQSSIDPCIDWGNSTNANIRTNCAADGIPDDYNGAASSATITSGGGAGNLKAETSESETIGVIFTPTFADLSIAIDYFSIEVNDQVSSLGAGAILGGCYGANNFPNAFCDLFTRTNDPANALAHHGVATVTDSFLNVNQQKTSGFDYTIRYNHDFDFGSMVFELQATQTTEDIALLFDSDAESGFDTDDFSGTIGDPEWVGNGRVSIERGDWTYSWLFDYIHETSNAIYADEFSTYFGRAARYIVDADSTLTHDLSVRYQNDDWSIVGGFLNVFDEDPPYISTGVANRRGNIPLSGGYDLRGRTAFVTVNRKF, translated from the coding sequence ATGAAGAAATTACTTAAAGCGAAGACGTCGCTATTACTCTCCGGAGTAGCCGCGAGTACTTTGTTGTTTACTTCAGCTTACGCTCAAGAAACTGAAACGACTACCGCACCTGACGCTGTCGAAGCGCCAGCGGCTGAAGATACAAAACGTATGGATCGTGTTGTTGTAACTGGTTCGTTACTTCGCCGCGATGAATTCACATCAACATCTCCTATTCAGGTAATCACAGCGGAAGTCGCGACTCTGGAAGGTTTGGTTGATACAGCTGAAATTATTCAGGGTTCATCAGTTGCAGCCGGTTCCGTTCAATTAAATAACCAATTTGGTGGGTTTGTTGTTGAGGGTGGTACAGGTATTAACTCTGTGTCTCTTAGGGGCCTTGGTGCAAACCGTTCACTTGTTCTTCTAAACGGACGTCGTCCAGGACCTGCGGGTACTCGTGGTCAGGTCGGTTCATTTGACTTGAACGTGCTACCTAGCTCTGTCATCACGCGTGTTGATATCCTGAAAGATGGTGCTTCTTCAATCTATGGTTCTGATGCTGTTGCAGGTGTTGTAAACGTCATAACAAGAACATCGATTGATCGCCCTGAAGTAACAGTTCAGTATAATCAGCCTGTAGAAGGTGGTGGTGAATCTCTGGTAATTGATGGAGCTTACGGTTTAAACTTTGATAAAGGTAACATCGTTCTAGCGGCTCAATACACCAAGCGTAAAGATCTCTCAATCGGAGACCGTGACTATCTTTCTTGTCCAAATGACAATGTTTATGACGCCACAACTGGTGAAAATATTGATCGTGAAGACCGTTCTATCCAAGCTGGTACAAATCTATCATGTTCCAGTGGAAACGTTTATCACAACACAATCATCGATCTCTTTACCGGAGACCGTTACATACCATCCCCAGATGGTGTAACTATCGGTGGTCTAGAAGGTTATCGTCCACGTGCAAACGGTCGTTATGATGACGCTGGTGGTGTGGCTTTTTACGAAGATGTGATCAATAGTGAATATGCTCTAACTGAAGACGCATACAACGCTATGGATTTGTTGACATTATACGGGTCATCCAACTTCGAGTTTGATGTTCTTGGCGGCATCACATGGGATACGGAACTATTATATAGCTCGCGTAAAACAAAGTCTGAAGGCTGGCGTCAATTCTTCCCAATCATTGCGGATGCATCTCTTGCAGGTTCTGGTTACGGATATTTAAACGCTGATGGCACAGACAGTGATTTCACAAACCCACTTGGCTCCCTCGTTCAGCCAGTGGCGATTGCGCCGTCAAATAGTGAAATTAATGTCGACTATTACAACTTAGCGACAGGTGTTGATGGTACTTTTGGTGGTTTGTTACCTGATTGGACTTGGTCCCTTGATGCTGTGACATCTAAATCAAAAGGTACATATGGCGGAAACCAGATCTTGGTTTCTAAATCAGGTGACTGGAATTACAATTATGGCATAGAAGGGCCAGGTTATTCTTTCGCACCAACTTATGACCTGTTCACACCAGAAGCATTAAGCGGCGCTGACATGTCATGGTATGATGCAATTTCCAGCTATGAAGAGGGTGAGACAACTTATGAGCAATCCTTGTTCACAGCGGTTGCTTCTGGTCCTATTTTCGAATTACCAGCTGGTGAGGTCGGTCTAGCTGTTGGTTTTGAAGCGCGGGAATTCTCGATTGATGACCAACCATCCGAAGCTTCAATCAATGGAGACCTTTGGGGTTCAAGTTCCGCGCTTGTAACCAAGGGTGAAGATGATGTGGTTGAATATTTTGCAGAGCTAGAAGTACCTATCTTAAAAGGTGTTCCTGGATTTGAAGAATTGTCATTCAATGGTTCAGCACGTACATTTAACTATGCTTCTTACGGCACAGGTGATGTATGGAAGGCTGGATTGAACTGGCAGGTTATCCCGTCAGTACGTTTCCGTGGTTCTAAAGGTACATCATACCGTGCACCAGCACTTTATGAGCTATACCTTGGTAGCCAAACGTCCTTCCTATCTCAATCTTCAATTGACCCTTGTATCGATTGGGGTAACTCAACAAATGCCAACATTCGCACAAACTGTGCGGCAGATGGTATTCCAGATGACTACAATGGTGCAGCGTCAAGTGCCACAATCACATCAGGTGGTGGAGCTGGTAACCTTAAAGCTGAGACTTCTGAGTCAGAAACTATAGGTGTTATTTTTACGCCAACATTTGCTGACCTTTCTATTGCGATTGATTACTTCTCAATTGAAGTGAATGATCAGGTGAGTAGCTTGGGTGCAGGTGCGATTCTTGGAGGATGTTACGGAGCTAACAACTTCCCGAACGCTTTCTGCGATCTGTTTACGCGTACAAATGATCCAGCAAACGCACTTGCTCACCACGGTGTGGCAACGGTTACGGATAGTTTCTTGAACGTGAACCAACAGAAAACGTCTGGTTTTGACTATACAATTCGTTACAATCACGACTTTGATTTCGGTAGTATGGTTTTTGAACTTCAAGCAACACAAACAACTGAAGATATCGCGCTATTGTTCGATTCTGATGCTGAATCTGGGTTCGATACAGATGATTTCTCAGGAACAATTGGTGACCCAGAATGGGTTGGTAATGGACGCGTAAGTATTGAACGCGGTGACTGGACTTACTCTTGGTTGTTTGACTACATTCACGAAACTAGCAACGCAATTTATGCAGATGAGTTCTCAACTTACTTTGGTCGCGCTGCTCGTTACATCGTGGATGCAGATTCAACATTAACTCATGATTTATCAGTACGTTACCAAAATGACGACTGGAGCATTGTAGGTGGTTTCTTGAACGTTTTCGATGAAGATCCTCCATACATCTCAACAGGTGTTGCTAATCGTCGCGGTAACATTCCATTGTCAGGTGGTTATGACCTCCGTGGACGTACAGCATTCGTGACTGTAAACCGCAAATTCTAA
- a CDS encoding sensor histidine kinase, translated as MKQIYNLWLIMLPQKKVEVVEQLSASSFDPLKDAIVICEPKSAGCLSDVSRLLATKFDWPVKSIKNGDPLCSKGVFQLEEEFDFSSDKMIMVSTMVLPDQSPHIVVDDNKVRFGMNKDLVTEEEASLFSSDEMSKIACALSHDVRAPVRHITQFAKLATEVDEIPEEVLEYLNIISSSGRNMNEQLEALVKYIRLNLQAPELKAIDLSLCLEKVKSRLKNTISADDLNIQLHCAEQVWSDPELLSEVLYQLIDNSIKFSKDKALLEVKIFGKKEGDNLVIEYQDNSAGFSYLPSDAYSSVFQKLHSKEGFRGAGIGLSLCRKIMHGLKGTFVIDDSDEPGVKITLQLPAGPAV; from the coding sequence TTGAAACAAATCTATAATTTATGGCTCATTATGCTTCCTCAAAAAAAAGTTGAGGTAGTAGAACAGCTCTCAGCATCGAGCTTTGATCCCTTAAAAGATGCTATTGTTATTTGTGAACCAAAATCGGCTGGTTGTTTGAGTGATGTGTCTAGGTTACTCGCAACTAAATTCGATTGGCCTGTCAAAAGTATCAAAAACGGCGATCCACTCTGCTCAAAAGGGGTGTTTCAGCTAGAGGAAGAATTCGATTTTTCTTCTGACAAGATGATAATGGTATCGACAATGGTGTTGCCAGATCAATCGCCACATATCGTTGTTGACGATAATAAGGTTCGTTTTGGGATGAATAAAGACTTGGTAACTGAAGAAGAGGCATCTTTATTTAGTTCTGATGAGATGTCCAAGATTGCATGTGCATTGTCGCATGATGTTCGGGCACCTGTTCGTCATATCACCCAATTTGCAAAATTAGCGACAGAAGTAGACGAGATACCTGAAGAGGTTTTGGAATATCTAAATATCATCAGTTCAAGTGGCCGGAATATGAATGAGCAGCTTGAGGCATTGGTGAAGTATATTCGGTTAAATTTGCAAGCACCAGAATTGAAGGCAATTGACTTGTCGCTATGTTTGGAAAAGGTGAAATCGCGCCTTAAAAATACAATATCGGCAGACGATTTAAATATACAACTGCATTGCGCTGAACAGGTATGGAGCGATCCTGAATTGCTAAGTGAAGTCCTCTACCAGCTCATAGATAACTCCATAAAATTCAGCAAAGATAAAGCTCTATTGGAAGTGAAGATTTTTGGAAAAAAAGAGGGCGATAATTTGGTGATTGAGTATCAAGATAATAGCGCTGGATTTTCGTATTTACCCTCTGATGCTTATTCAAGCGTTTTTCAAAAACTACATTCCAAGGAAGGTTTTCGAGGGGCTGGTATTGGATTGAGTTTATGCCGTAAAATTATGCATGGATTAAAGGGGACGTTTGTCATTGATGATTCAGACGAACCTGGCGTGAAAATCACATTGCAGCTTCCGGCTGGCCCTGCGGTTTAG